In the genome of Vicia villosa cultivar HV-30 ecotype Madison, WI unplaced genomic scaffold, Vvil1.0 ctg.003264F_1_1, whole genome shotgun sequence, one region contains:
- the LOC131640670 gene encoding uncharacterized protein LOC131640670, which yields MGHYCSLLLVLFFLCVASSNSISTKVIEVDIICKGASNPSYCSNLLNSKPGGAKGVSLVDLAQYTIDVLNGNWVNSTSSRLLVVEKDLKLGQYLDMAKAISEIMQYTLHCRDSLHKSDIDPLLPQYVDVFRQGVEVLEVLSKNLSLG from the exons atgggtcACTACTGCTCTCTTTTGTTGGTGCTTTTTTTTCTATGTGTTGCTTCCTCTAATTCCATTTCAACCAAAGTTATTGAAGTAGATATCATATGCAAAGGAGCCTCTAATCCTTCTTATTGTTCTAATCTTCTCAACTCTAAGCCTGGAGGAGCAAAAGGTGTAAGTCTTGTTGACCTTGCACAATACACTATTGATGTTCTTAATGGCAATT GGGTAAATAGTACAAGTTCTAGACTTTTGGTTGTTGAAAAAGATTTGAAACTTGGACAGTATCTGGACatggctaaagctatttcagaaATTATGCAATATACTCTTCATTGTAGGGATAGTCTTCATAAAAGTGACATTGATCCTTTACTCCCACAATATGTTGATGTTTTCCGCCAAGGGGTTGAAGTTCTCGAAGTtttatcaaaaaatttaagtCTTGGATAA